Proteins co-encoded in one Ornithorhynchus anatinus isolate Pmale09 chromosome 14, mOrnAna1.pri.v4, whole genome shotgun sequence genomic window:
- the ASCL4 gene encoding achaete-scute homolog 4, with product MENSKSDGFLNKTAYPGCLPPGIPMNPSQLSWSQPFSASFWMDSTYWGPSYRGPSRRSSYLPLSRQLEASDCAFEPAFIRKRNERERQRVRCVNEGYARLREHLPQELADKRLSKAETLRAAIGYIKHLQSLLDRQPPGMPGKSKESQAVSRPLPRPECNSDGESKTSLASSPYSEAEEACS from the coding sequence ATGGAGAACAGTAAGTCTGATGGATTCCTGAACAAGACAGCCTATCCTGGCTGCCTGCCCCCGGGCATCCCAATGAATCCTTCGCAATTATCTTGGAGCCAGCCCTTCAGTGCCTCCTTTTGGATGGACTCTACTTACTGGGGACCATCCTACCGTGGTCCCTCAAGGAGATCTTCTTACTTACCTCTCTCTAGGCAGCTGGAAGCATCCGACTGTGCCTTCGAACCTGCCTTCATCCGAAAAcggaatgagagggagagacagagggtgcGTTGCGTGAACGAAGGGTACGCCCGACTCCGCGAACATCTCCCCCAGGAACTGGCAGACAAACGCCTCAGCAAAGCGGAGACTCTCCGCGCTGCCATCGGCTACATCAAACACCTTCAGAGTTTGCTGGACCGTCAGCCTCCAGGAATGCCCGGTAAGTCCAAAGAGAGCCAAGCCGTTTCCAGACCTCTCCCAAGACCGGAATGCAACAGCGACGGAGAATCCAAAACATCCTTAGCCTCCTCTCCGTACAGTGAGGCCGAAGAGGCTTGCAGCTAG